A single genomic interval of Natronoarchaeum philippinense harbors:
- a CDS encoding DUF7350 domain-containing protein produces MERRRFLATAGALGAASTAGCAGLFETDENTSGRGGEPPLVANRPDAVYYPTHIEQMEMIGMGSVGDAKVGLMYSYPHRFWTMESAGTQRVNVQESDAVHLMATLWDGDTGTVLSVGGGLTLSITQDGEAVSGKPPWPMISQNMGFHYGDNYALDGDGTYTVTVRPGSVGARKLGAFQGRFEGLEPVDIEFEYEQATRNSIPYKTLDVQGQKGAAELMEMDMMPTSTVPAQGELPGRVIGTGSSGDADIVATVVEDPSFVDASAYLAVSPRTPYNRVPLPLMGLSATVSRNGSAVYDGGLGEALHPDLGYHYGAELDGVQSGDQVTIAVDTPPQVARHEGYEMAFLDMGAVEFTAE; encoded by the coding sequence ATGGAGCGACGGAGATTCCTCGCCACCGCGGGGGCGCTCGGTGCCGCGTCGACGGCGGGCTGTGCCGGCCTGTTCGAGACCGACGAGAACACCAGCGGGCGAGGCGGCGAGCCGCCGCTAGTTGCGAACCGCCCGGACGCCGTCTACTACCCGACCCACATCGAGCAGATGGAGATGATCGGGATGGGCAGCGTCGGCGACGCCAAAGTCGGGCTGATGTATTCGTACCCCCATCGGTTCTGGACGATGGAGTCGGCGGGTACCCAGCGCGTCAACGTCCAAGAAAGCGACGCCGTCCACCTGATGGCGACGCTGTGGGACGGCGACACCGGCACCGTGCTCTCGGTCGGGGGCGGACTGACGCTCTCGATCACACAGGACGGCGAGGCCGTCTCCGGGAAGCCGCCGTGGCCGATGATCTCCCAGAACATGGGCTTTCACTACGGCGACAACTACGCGCTCGACGGCGACGGCACCTACACCGTCACGGTGCGGCCGGGCAGCGTCGGCGCTAGGAAACTTGGCGCTTTCCAAGGGCGCTTTGAGGGACTCGAACCGGTCGACATCGAGTTCGAGTACGAGCAGGCGACGCGGAACTCGATTCCGTACAAGACGCTCGACGTACAGGGACAGAAGGGCGCCGCCGAGCTGATGGAGATGGATATGATGCCGACCTCGACCGTGCCCGCACAGGGAGAGCTTCCGGGCCGCGTGATCGGCACCGGATCCAGCGGCGACGCCGACATCGTCGCCACGGTCGTCGAGGATCCCTCGTTCGTCGACGCGTCAGCCTACCTCGCGGTGTCGCCGCGGACGCCGTACAACCGGGTCCCGCTGCCGCTGATGGGGCTGTCGGCCACCGTCAGCCGCAACGGGAGTGCCGTCTACGACGGCGGGCTGGGTGAGGCGCTCCACCCCGACCTCGGGTATCACTACGGCGCCGAACTCGACGGCGTCCAGTCGGGCGATCAGGTGACGATCGCGGTCGACACGCCGCCGCAGGTCGCCCGTCACGAGGGCTACGAGATGGCGTTCCTCGACATGGGGGCGGTGGAGTTCACCGCCGAGTGA
- a CDS encoding DUF7405 family protein: MTDPASGRGISRREFTKAAVAIGGAAALSACTEREEAPDIPTGPDDLSAFPARQHAWNDALTTDEHGNHVPPRHHVLVFLDYAGDGTPDDPDREQVEAAFRNLERAYQRGSDGLLFTAGYSPAYFGRYDAALPDSARLQEPRALTDLEDPELDQQDAVVHLASDYAQVVIGAEEALLGNRDALNGVDIETDVSGVLEKVDRRTGFIGDGLPAENQDVVGIPDSEPVPEDAPLYMGFESGFEKNQASEDRVTIPDGPFAGGTNQQLSKIRLHLQQWYEQDSREQRVSKMFCPAHAEEDRVEGTGENLGNDSGVGECADDVMDNSGVVGHAQKAARARDNDDSPIMLRRDFDSTDGGAAGLHFLSLQRSIADFVETREQMTGDDVADNTAVGTINNNGIKRYMTVQRRGNFLLPPRSSRALPTPQPDA, from the coding sequence ATGACAGACCCCGCGTCAGGACGCGGCATCTCCCGCCGCGAGTTCACGAAAGCGGCCGTGGCGATCGGCGGCGCCGCGGCGCTGTCGGCCTGTACTGAGCGCGAGGAGGCCCCCGACATCCCGACCGGCCCCGACGACCTCTCGGCGTTCCCGGCCCGGCAGCACGCGTGGAACGACGCCCTCACCACCGACGAGCACGGTAACCACGTCCCACCCCGACATCACGTGCTGGTGTTTCTCGACTACGCCGGCGACGGGACGCCCGACGACCCCGACCGCGAGCAGGTCGAGGCCGCCTTCCGGAACCTCGAACGCGCCTACCAGCGCGGCTCGGACGGCCTGTTGTTCACCGCCGGCTACTCCCCGGCGTACTTCGGGCGCTACGACGCCGCGCTGCCCGATTCGGCCCGCCTGCAGGAGCCTCGGGCGCTGACCGATCTCGAAGATCCCGAACTCGATCAGCAGGACGCCGTCGTGCATCTGGCCAGCGACTACGCCCAAGTCGTCATCGGCGCCGAGGAGGCCCTACTGGGCAACCGCGACGCGCTCAACGGCGTCGACATCGAGACCGACGTGAGCGGCGTCCTCGAAAAAGTCGACCGGCGAACGGGGTTTATCGGCGACGGCCTGCCGGCCGAGAACCAAGACGTGGTCGGCATCCCCGACTCCGAGCCGGTGCCCGAGGACGCGCCGCTGTACATGGGCTTCGAGTCTGGCTTCGAGAAGAATCAGGCCAGCGAGGACCGCGTGACGATCCCCGACGGTCCTTTTGCCGGCGGCACGAACCAGCAGCTCTCCAAGATCCGCCTGCACCTCCAGCAGTGGTACGAGCAGGACAGCCGCGAACAGCGCGTCAGCAAGATGTTCTGTCCGGCCCACGCCGAGGAAGATCGCGTCGAGGGAACGGGCGAGAATCTCGGTAACGACAGCGGCGTCGGCGAGTGCGCCGACGACGTGATGGACAACTCGGGCGTCGTCGGGCACGCACAGAAGGCCGCTCGCGCCCGCGACAACGACGACTCGCCGATCATGCTCCGGCGTGACTTCGATTCGACCGACGGCGGCGCCGCCGGGCTTCACTTCCTCTCCTTACAGCGCTCGATCGCCGACTTCGTCGAGACGCGCGAGCAGATGACCGGCGACGACGTGGCCGACAACACCGCCGTCGGGACGATCAACAACAACGGAATCAAACGCTACATGACGGTCCAGCGCCGCGGGAACTTCCTGCTTCCCCCGCGGTCGAGCCGTGCGTTGCCGACGCCACAGCCCGACGCCTGA
- a CDS encoding hybrid sensor histidine kinase/response regulator, producing MTDSALVLCLSIDPDAAERLAAPLEWSYPRITVIGTADPDEAIDRIEDDAVDCVVTDRQTLNDRSDLLPAVRRHHPEITLLVQSPYETGSSEATALAEVVDFLDSPDDDAFGGWVANSVVCGAGDGGPPGGNQPEDLVRDVRHGLVDATSPMDVEDAVCDQLTKGGRYTFAWVGEYDPGERQVIPWVTSAATADWPTARTFGIRPGSAETVLERTLRAREIQWVEDVENHSESVPWRDAAVERGCTAAAFLPLAVDGELRGILGVYTDAPSGFSEAERSALEEVGEATGHVLDTMAIRGEFDQQERALRRYERLVETVGDGMYALDANGHFMTVNNGLLEMTGYSREGLLGEHVSILLDDDDVERQREAIDRLGDDDREKEAVEITVYRKDGTGIPCENQIALLPKSDERRGTVGVIRDITERKKRERELERQNERLEAFASIVSHDLRNPLSVAQGYIDIVGERAGEIDALRNVRDALDRMETIIGDVLALARHGQTVTETEQLTLRTTVEDAWGNVSTPEAELVIESSGAIAADRSRLLRMLENLFRNALEHGAEDVTIKVGLLDAADEDAAPADASDSSSDSSQQDATARSTGFYVEDDGPGMPAEIREHAFESSFTTSEEGLGIGLWVVREVASAHGWTIEATESASGGARFEFGDVRERPE from the coding sequence ATGACTGACAGTGCTCTCGTTCTCTGTTTGAGTATTGATCCCGACGCTGCAGAGCGTCTCGCGGCGCCACTGGAGTGGTCGTATCCCCGAATCACTGTCATCGGAACAGCCGATCCGGACGAAGCGATCGATCGTATCGAGGATGATGCTGTCGATTGCGTCGTCACCGACAGACAGACCCTCAATGACCGTTCAGATCTGTTGCCGGCCGTCCGTCGGCATCACCCCGAGATCACGCTGCTGGTACAGTCGCCGTACGAGACCGGGAGCAGTGAGGCCACCGCGCTGGCAGAGGTCGTCGACTTTCTCGATAGTCCCGACGACGACGCCTTCGGCGGCTGGGTCGCAAACTCCGTCGTCTGTGGGGCGGGCGACGGCGGCCCACCGGGCGGAAACCAGCCCGAAGACCTCGTTCGAGATGTCAGACACGGATTGGTCGACGCCACGTCGCCGATGGACGTCGAAGACGCTGTCTGCGACCAGCTCACCAAGGGCGGGCGCTACACGTTCGCGTGGGTCGGCGAGTACGACCCGGGCGAGCGACAGGTCATTCCGTGGGTGACCAGCGCGGCGACCGCCGACTGGCCCACCGCCCGCACGTTCGGGATCAGGCCCGGCTCGGCCGAGACGGTGCTCGAACGGACGCTGCGGGCCCGCGAGATCCAGTGGGTCGAAGACGTCGAAAACCATTCCGAATCAGTCCCGTGGCGCGACGCCGCCGTCGAGCGGGGCTGTACCGCGGCGGCGTTCCTACCGCTGGCGGTCGACGGCGAACTGCGGGGCATCCTCGGCGTCTACACTGACGCGCCGAGCGGCTTCAGCGAGGCCGAACGGAGCGCGCTCGAAGAGGTCGGCGAGGCGACTGGCCACGTGCTCGACACGATGGCGATTCGCGGCGAGTTCGACCAGCAAGAGCGCGCCCTCCGCCGGTACGAGCGGCTGGTCGAGACCGTCGGCGACGGAATGTACGCGCTCGACGCCAACGGGCACTTCATGACGGTCAACAACGGCCTGCTGGAGATGACTGGTTACTCCCGAGAGGGGCTGCTGGGCGAGCACGTCTCCATCCTTCTGGACGACGACGATGTCGAACGCCAGCGCGAGGCCATCGATCGGCTTGGCGACGACGATCGGGAGAAAGAAGCCGTCGAGATCACGGTCTACCGGAAAGACGGGACGGGCATCCCCTGCGAGAACCAGATCGCGCTGTTGCCCAAGAGCGACGAGCGCCGCGGCACCGTCGGCGTCATCCGCGACATCACCGAGCGCAAGAAGCGCGAGCGCGAACTCGAACGCCAGAACGAGCGCCTCGAAGCGTTCGCCAGCATCGTCAGCCACGACCTCAGAAATCCGCTGTCGGTCGCGCAGGGCTACATCGACATCGTTGGCGAGCGGGCCGGCGAGATCGACGCCCTCAGGAACGTCCGCGACGCGCTCGACCGGATGGAGACGATCATCGGCGACGTGTTGGCGCTGGCGCGTCACGGCCAGACCGTCACCGAGACCGAACAGCTCACCCTTCGAACGACCGTCGAAGACGCGTGGGGGAACGTCTCGACGCCGGAAGCCGAACTCGTCATCGAGTCGTCGGGGGCGATCGCGGCCGACCGCTCGCGCCTGCTGCGAATGCTCGAAAACCTGTTCAGAAACGCCCTCGAACACGGCGCCGAAGACGTGACGATCAAAGTCGGACTGCTCGACGCCGCCGACGAGGACGCCGCTCCCGCCGACGCTTCGGACTCGTCGTCCGACTCGTCGCAACAGGACGCCACCGCGCGTTCGACTGGCTTCTACGTCGAGGACGACGGTCCGGGCATGCCCGCCGAGATCCGGGAGCACGCCTTCGAATCCTCGTTCACGACCTCCGAGGAGGGGCTGGGCATCGGCCTGTGGGTCGTCCGGGAGGTCGCCAGCGCCCACGGTTGGACGATCGAGGCGACCGAGAGCGCCTCTGGCGGCGCGCGCTTCGAGTTCGGCGACGTGCGCGAACGCCCAGAGTGA
- a CDS encoding DUF2171 domain-containing protein, whose product MTTDRSRAADSDVGKPIVDADGDRLGRIAGVTGNRIEIAPDPDAFDRFKARFGWKDRDGDTHQIDSGRVRDVTDSEVVVDAQWTAKWFDTGN is encoded by the coding sequence ATGACGACCGATCGCTCTCGCGCGGCCGACAGCGACGTGGGAAAGCCGATCGTCGACGCTGACGGCGACCGATTGGGTCGGATTGCCGGCGTGACGGGGAACCGGATCGAGATCGCGCCCGATCCGGACGCGTTCGACCGTTTTAAGGCCCGATTCGGCTGGAAAGACCGGGACGGGGATACGCACCAGATCGACAGCGGACGTGTCCGGGATGTGACTGACAGCGAAGTGGTCGTCGACGCTCAGTGGACCGCAAAATGGTTCGATACTGGTAATTGA
- the dpsA gene encoding DNA starvation/stationary phase protection protein DpsA encodes MSTQKSVLQEAGTVEENALRIDQDKAEQLVDALNTDLAATEVLYHQLRKHHWTVHGSEYRDLHLFYEEAYESASEGADHLAERAQALGGVPTSRPADFQERSPVEPEPEDIYDVRTMMENDMEMYGDIIETVREHIELAENLGDYATAELLREQIEELEEFAHEIEHFLEHDSLTEW; translated from the coding sequence ATGAGCACCCAGAAGTCCGTACTCCAAGAGGCCGGCACCGTCGAGGAGAACGCCCTGCGAATCGATCAGGACAAAGCCGAACAGCTCGTCGACGCGCTCAACACCGACCTCGCGGCGACCGAGGTGCTGTACCACCAGCTCCGCAAACACCACTGGACGGTCCACGGCTCGGAGTACCGCGATCTCCACCTGTTCTACGAGGAAGCCTACGAGAGCGCCAGCGAGGGCGCCGACCACCTCGCCGAACGCGCCCAAGCGCTCGGCGGCGTCCCCACGAGCCGTCCCGCAGACTTCCAAGAGCGCTCGCCCGTCGAGCCCGAGCCCGAGGATATCTACGACGTGCGCACGATGATGGAAAACGACATGGAGATGTACGGTGACATCATCGAGACGGTCCGCGAGCACATCGAACTCGCGGAGAACCTCGGCGACTACGCCACCGCCGAACTGCTGCGCGAGCAGATCGAGGAACTCGAGGAGTTCGCCCACGAGATCGAGCACTTCCTCGAGCACGACTCGCTCACCGAGTGGTAA
- a CDS encoding tRNA sulfurtransferase — protein MQPPGADTVLVRHGDLNTKSRQVQGAMERRLVANLQALLADRGVDAEVERRWSRPLIHTSERQIEDALDAATSAPGVVSASAVRAVPAERQAIETTLAEAAREHYHEGAFAVRGRRADKSVPFDSEDAQRFGGTAIWEAVEDEFEPEVDLDDPDLEFFVEIRDGEAFVFLEKVPGPGGLPLGTQDPVVALISGGIDSPVAAFEVMRRGSPIVPVYLDLGDYGGVDHRERAVDSVRTLASYAPNHPFDLRIVDADETVDLLADRFEAGRMLAFRRYMYRVAERVAEETGAVGIVTGEAIGQKSSQTTSNLGVTSSATTLPIHRPLLTVDKQELIERAKDVGTYSTATIPAGCNRFAPDQAETHGDLASIEAREPDDLFERAERDADAAEVVGLGRGANGI, from the coding sequence ATGCAACCACCGGGAGCGGACACGGTGCTCGTCCGCCACGGGGATCTCAACACCAAGAGCAGGCAGGTTCAGGGGGCCATGGAGCGGCGTCTCGTCGCCAATCTGCAGGCGCTGCTGGCCGACCGCGGCGTCGACGCCGAGGTCGAACGGCGCTGGTCGCGGCCGTTGATCCACACGAGCGAGCGACAGATTGAGGACGCCCTCGACGCCGCAACGAGCGCGCCCGGCGTCGTCTCGGCCAGCGCAGTGCGGGCCGTTCCCGCGGAGCGCCAAGCCATCGAGACGACGCTTGCGGAGGCCGCCCGCGAGCACTACCACGAGGGCGCGTTCGCTGTGAGGGGGCGCCGAGCCGACAAGAGCGTGCCCTTCGACAGCGAGGACGCCCAGCGCTTCGGCGGGACGGCCATCTGGGAGGCCGTCGAGGACGAGTTCGAGCCCGAGGTCGATCTCGACGACCCCGATCTGGAGTTTTTCGTCGAAATCCGCGACGGCGAGGCGTTCGTCTTTCTGGAGAAAGTCCCGGGACCGGGCGGGCTGCCGCTCGGCACGCAGGACCCCGTCGTCGCGCTGATCAGCGGCGGCATCGACTCGCCGGTCGCCGCCTTCGAGGTGATGCGCCGTGGCAGTCCGATCGTCCCCGTCTACCTCGATCTGGGCGACTACGGCGGCGTCGACCACCGCGAGCGGGCCGTCGACTCCGTGCGAACCCTCGCGTCGTACGCGCCGAACCACCCCTTCGACCTACGCATCGTCGACGCCGACGAGACCGTCGATCTCCTCGCAGACCGATTCGAGGCGGGCCGGATGCTCGCCTTCCGGCGGTACATGTACCGCGTCGCCGAGCGCGTCGCCGAGGAGACCGGCGCCGTCGGCATCGTCACCGGCGAGGCTATCGGCCAGAAGTCGAGCCAGACGACCAGCAACCTCGGTGTGACGAGCAGCGCGACGACGCTTCCGATTCATCGACCGCTGTTGACCGTCGACAAGCAGGAACTGATCGAGCGTGCCAAAGACGTGGGGACGTACTCGACGGCGACGATCCCGGCGGGCTGTAACCGCTTTGCTCCAGATCAGGCCGAAACCCACGGCGACCTAGCGTCGATCGAAGCCCGCGAGCCCGACGACCTGTTCGAGCGCGCCGAGCGCGACGCCGACGCCGCAGAGGTCGTCGGACTCGGTCGCGGCGCCAACGGCATCTGA
- a CDS encoding J domain-containing protein produces MDSPYNVLGVAPGAGDDAVRDAYRSLMKSHHPDQGGTTEEFIRIKKAYESIQADDAAARAARARAGRRASTDGGTATCHPGAGAGAEATIHDDSTAITCTNGVGLELRGEYLTLRLVGVDDSADLAKLVADHALPADGDDDRPVAFLTVENTSDRTVRWRGTQSLSFVGSDDNAYESAEEYRPSEPKLPDGWTGSDIAVESGEELRVVVIAEALAEDVEIRGLQYTQNVFARGPSGRGIEDKERFSFEIAPSAKPLLARAPF; encoded by the coding sequence ATGGATAGTCCGTACAACGTTCTCGGCGTTGCTCCGGGTGCCGGCGACGACGCTGTCCGCGACGCCTACCGGTCGCTGATGAAGTCTCATCACCCGGATCAGGGGGGCACGACCGAGGAGTTCATTCGGATCAAGAAGGCCTACGAGTCGATCCAAGCCGACGACGCCGCAGCGCGGGCAGCACGCGCTCGGGCGGGACGGCGCGCGTCGACCGACGGCGGTACGGCGACCTGCCATCCCGGAGCAGGAGCCGGCGCTGAGGCGACGATCCACGACGATTCGACGGCGATCACCTGCACGAACGGAGTTGGGCTGGAACTCCGTGGCGAGTACCTGACGCTACGATTAGTGGGAGTCGACGACAGCGCTGACCTAGCTAAACTCGTTGCCGACCACGCGTTGCCGGCCGATGGCGACGACGATCGACCCGTCGCGTTTCTGACCGTCGAGAACACGAGCGATCGGACCGTCCGCTGGCGGGGGACCCAGTCGCTCTCGTTCGTCGGCAGCGACGACAACGCCTACGAAAGCGCTGAGGAGTACCGCCCGTCGGAGCCCAAGCTTCCGGACGGTTGGACGGGCTCTGATATCGCCGTCGAGTCGGGCGAGGAGCTACGGGTAGTCGTCATCGCGGAGGCGCTTGCCGAGGATGTCGAAATAAGAGGTCTGCAGTACACGCAGAACGTGTTCGCTCGTGGTCCGTCGGGACGCGGAATCGAGGACAAAGAGCGATTTTCCTTCGAGATCGCGCCGAGCGCGAAGCCGCTGCTCGCCCGGGCGCCGTTCTGA
- a CDS encoding DUF7571 family protein — protein MQPCQNCQAVIDEYLLDKQLEPLRELTVDDFNVCADCVTIVPDACVECGGAVYVPRNESGTPDYCPACRSELIDQTGEDPGWHRDAVSF, from the coding sequence ATGCAACCGTGCCAAAACTGTCAGGCGGTCATCGACGAGTACCTCTTGGACAAACAACTCGAACCCCTGCGCGAACTCACGGTCGACGACTTCAACGTCTGTGCGGACTGCGTGACGATCGTTCCCGACGCGTGCGTTGAGTGTGGCGGCGCGGTGTACGTTCCCCGAAACGAATCCGGAACGCCGGACTACTGCCCGGCGTGTCGATCAGAGCTGATCGATCAGACGGGCGAGGATCCCGGCTGGCACCGGGACGCCGTTTCGTTCTGA
- a CDS encoding redoxin domain-containing protein produces MLDVGESAPEFTLPKAGGDVYNDIEPFDLADALGDGPVVLAFFPAAFTSGCTAEMCAFRDSMHRFDDLDADVYGISVDLPPAQNVWILREELDFPMLSDWDHEVIHDYGVIEPEMYGQFEAARRSIFVLDAAGTVAYRWVEGEGETDFEAVVETVRDAVAEVA; encoded by the coding sequence ATGCTCGACGTAGGCGAGTCAGCGCCCGAGTTCACGCTCCCGAAGGCAGGCGGCGACGTGTACAACGACATCGAGCCGTTCGACCTCGCGGACGCGCTGGGCGATGGCCCGGTCGTCTTAGCGTTCTTCCCGGCGGCGTTCACCAGCGGCTGTACCGCCGAGATGTGCGCCTTCCGGGATTCGATGCATCGCTTCGACGACCTCGACGCCGACGTGTACGGCATCAGCGTCGACCTCCCACCGGCGCAGAACGTCTGGATTCTACGGGAGGAACTCGACTTCCCGATGCTGTCCGATTGGGACCACGAAGTCATTCACGACTACGGCGTCATCGAACCCGAGATGTACGGCCAGTTCGAGGCGGCCCGACGAAGCATCTTCGTCCTCGACGCCGCGGGAACGGTCGCGTATCGGTGGGTCGAAGGCGAGGGAGAGACGGACTTCGAGGCGGTCGTCGAGACGGTGCGGGACGCCGTTGCCGAGGTTGCGTGA
- a CDS encoding HNH endonuclease has product MSECPSCGKTLSTMQGVRQHHTIVHDEPLPNRCCKGCGADFYDSKARRKFCDDCNPNAGEHNGNWEDEKSIAVCETCSSTFSYYPSNKEGTYCPDCVESAKGLLPDNPQKKEPRNTVECGHCGEKKQVLPSEEEDNKRGFFCNMNCYGQWLSENVVGSDHHQWKGGPINYGQSWWRIRRAARRRDDYECQACGRNKDDLGRNPDVHHLTPVREFDSVEQAHTMDNVVTLCRSCHRGVEEGEMALSDDSKK; this is encoded by the coding sequence ATGTCTGAGTGCCCCTCATGTGGAAAAACTCTGTCTACAATGCAGGGAGTACGCCAACATCATACAATCGTTCACGACGAGCCTTTGCCAAACCGGTGCTGCAAGGGGTGTGGGGCAGACTTTTACGATTCAAAGGCACGCAGGAAATTTTGTGATGATTGCAATCCAAACGCAGGGGAACACAATGGTAATTGGGAAGATGAGAAATCCATAGCTGTCTGCGAAACCTGTAGCTCTACCTTTTCTTATTATCCATCAAACAAAGAGGGGACATACTGCCCAGACTGTGTTGAGTCTGCTAAAGGCCTACTTCCAGACAATCCTCAGAAGAAAGAACCAAGAAACACCGTAGAATGCGGTCATTGTGGAGAAAAGAAGCAAGTTCTTCCCTCAGAAGAAGAGGATAATAAGCGGGGATTTTTTTGCAATATGAACTGCTACGGTCAGTGGCTCTCAGAGAACGTTGTGGGTTCGGATCATCACCAGTGGAAGGGAGGTCCAATCAACTATGGCCAGTCTTGGTGGCGTATCAGACGTGCTGCACGCAGACGTGACGATTATGAATGCCAAGCTTGCGGACGGAACAAAGACGATTTGGGTCGTAATCCCGACGTACACCATCTCACACCGGTACGCGAGTTCGATAGCGTCGAGCAAGCACACACAATGGATAACGTAGTAACCCTGTGCCGCAGTTGCCATAGGGGTGTAGAAGAGGGGGAGATGGCACTCAGTGACGACAGCAAAAAGTAA